A single region of the Salmo salar chromosome ssa16, Ssal_v3.1, whole genome shotgun sequence genome encodes:
- the LOC106573279 gene encoding uncharacterized protein: MKERVMSRTKTQETSQNSSENSLTDILSVRSASDIVLQPMPPGRKNSRSHFHNMDVTKERADMGRLPMATPPVSLPMLTVTSLTVQKIKNTLKVTGMPRLQLEGEMGSKRLGPVKTKTGGSTLTSSHKQEPEVKSSRPSGSISRRPNVCSTAAKAVAPLSGTPCSQSEVRIQANPLQRSNIQDQRPRSPPAQARRSLFDGSLLQPPCSPVDVLQPEVQASRSLARPKTGIARITRHTDGSTLRFPNQTLELINSMGRREITNSFPVLPTIAVSASPAQMAIPLPTPMISQVPDLLVPTPSASPVPSSRVPAPPASPVPARPANTRSRRQVSERIQRLQIQSAMKDQQLPEQLGDNQIILPSEPLSFSSTERMFLCGPPLVCHPANVGGDDGCHPLPRPTPSHTGLTDHSALLTSRRAVQAGEKCPFEILLTPLVEQPPIERWHMPASRAKAEREWENSQRGRRKRVKPIHWDVNFKSGPFFPVCVAPSLPSILEVDEESLSEEMEQSLL; encoded by the coding sequence ATGAAAGAAAGAGTGATGTCCAGGACTAAGACACAAGAGACCAGTCAGAACAGTTCTGAGAACAGCCTGACAGACATCCTCAGTGTCCGGAGTGCCAGTGATATTGTCCTACAGCCAATGCCACCAGGGAGAAAGAATAGCCGATCCCACTTCCACAACATGGATGTGACTAAAGAGAGGGCTGACATGGGAAGGCTTCCAATGGCCACTCCACCCGTCAGCCTCCCAATGCTCACTGTGACCTCTCTCACTGTCCAAAAGATCAAAAACACCCTCAAGGTGACTGGCATGCCTCGTCTACagctggagggagagatgggtagcAAGCGTCTGGGTCCGGTCAAAACCAAAACCGGAGGGAGCACATTGACCTCCAGCCACAAGCAGGAGCCAGAGGTTAAATCCAGCAGACCATCTGGTAGCATCTCTAGGAGGCCCAATGTATGCTCCACTGCAGCCAAGGCAGTAGCTCCTTTATCTGGGACTCCATGCAGCCAGTCTGAGGTCAGGATCCAGGCCAATCCTCTCCAGAGGTCTAACATCCAGGACCAAAGGCCCCGCTCTCCTCCTGCTCAGGCCAGACGGTCTCTGTTCGACGGCAGCCTCTTGCAGCCGCCATGTTCTCCTGTGGATGTCCTCCAGCCGGAGGTCCAGGCCAGCAGAAGCCTGGCTCGACCCAAGACCGGGATAGCTAGGATAACAAGACATACTGATGGAAGCACTCTGAGGTTCCCTAACCAGACCTTAGAGCTTATAAACTCCATGGGTAGGAGGGAGATCACAAATTCTTTCCCTGTGCTGCCAACCATTGCAGTGTCAGCCTCACCTGCCCAGATGGCTATCCCATTGCCTACCCCAATGATCAGCCAAGTGCCTGATCTTCTGGTGCCTACTCCATCTGCTTCTCCGGTTCCGTCCAGCCGAGTGCCTGCCCCACCTGCCTCCCCAGTGCCAGCCCGGCCTGCCAACACCAGATCACGTAGGCAGGTGTCGGAGAGGATCCAGCGCTTACAGATCCAGTCTGCTATGAAGGACCAGCAGCTACCAGAACAACTGGGTGACAATCAAATCATATTACCCTCTGAGCCCCTGTCCTTCAGTAGCACTGAGAGGATGTTCCTCTGTGGTCCACCTTTAGTCTGCCACCCAGCTAACGTAGGTGGAGATGATGGCTGTCACCCCCTGCCCAGACCTACGCCCAGCCACACAGGTCTCACCGACCACTCCGCTTTACTGACCAGTAGGAGAGCCGTGCAGGCGGGCGAGAAGTGTCCCTTTGAAATCCTCTTGACCCCACTGGTAGAACAGCCTCCTATCGAGCGGTGGCACATGCCCGCCTCCCGTGCCAAGGCCGAGCGGGAATGGGAGAATAGCCAACGAGGGCGCAGGAAGAGAGTGAAGCCCATTCACTGGGACGTTAACTTTAAGTCTGGGCCTTTCTTCCCAGTGTGTGTCGCTCCATCACTGCCCTCGATCTTGGAGGTGGATGAAGAGTCTCTTTCTGAAGAGATGGAGCAAAGCCTGTTGTAG